One Haloimpatiens massiliensis genomic window, AGAAGATGAAGCTAAAAAGATTGCAAAGGAAATAAGCGAAGGATTAGCTTTTGAAGAAGCAGCTACAAAATATTCAAAATGTCCGTCTAAACAACAAGGTGGAAGTTTAGGTAATTTTAGTAGAGGTCAAATGGTTCCTGAATTTGAAGAGGTAGCATTCTCTATAGAAAAAGGAATTGTAAGCGAACCTGTTAAAACTCAATTTGGATATCATTTAGTAAAAGTTGAAGAGAAAACTGAAAGTCATATAAAAGAGTTAAATGAAGTAAAAGAATTTATAAAAAATAAATTACTTCAAGATAAACAAAGTGAAAAATATTTGAAGAATATTGAAGCATTAAAATCAAAATATGATGTTAAGCTTAATAAATAGCTTTATTAAATTGAGGTAATGACCCCAAAAACAGGATATATTTAAATGTATCCTGTTTTTTTTAATGATACTTTTCCTGGCGTATCAATATGAGAAAAAAGTATAAAAATATAATAATATGAAGTATATACGATTTAATCTGATATAATTATATTTTATAATATATGCTTAGTGTAAACTATGTGGTATTATAAAACACGTCGTTGAAACACGACAAAACAGCTCAGCATAAAATAAGCTTTTAAGTTAAATGTAAAGTTTAAAAATGTGTTGACAAGTATTAAAAAAAATGATACAATATAAAAGTCGCTTGAGGCGACAGAGAAAAACTGGTCTTTGAAAATTAAACAGAGATGATGATGATAAATCATAAAGTCAGTGAATTTGAGTTTGAGATTGAACTTTAA contains:
- a CDS encoding peptidylprolyl isomerase translates to MDNKVLAVVNGVEIKESDLQNALMRVPANQRSYYASEMGKNQLLEQMISFELIYNSAKENEEEKEEAFLAQMEMIKKDALIQYSVQKMLGGIQISEEEIKEFYEGNKEQFKSPESVTAKHILVDTEDEAKKIAKEISEGLAFEEAATKYSKCPSKQQGGSLGNFSRGQMVPEFEEVAFSIEKGIVSEPVKTQFGYHLVKVEEKTESHIKELNEVKEFIKNKLLQDKQSEKYLKNIEALKSKYDVKLNK